One segment of Accipiter gentilis chromosome 26, bAccGen1.1, whole genome shotgun sequence DNA contains the following:
- the SFXN1 gene encoding sideroflexin-1: MSADIPLNINIKEPRWDQSTFVGRASHFFTVTDPRNILLSDAQLENARKIVHDYRQGIVAPGLTEDNLWRAKYIYDSAFHPDTGEKMVLIGRMSAQVPMNMTITGCMMTFYRTTPAVVFWQWINQSFNAIVNYTNRSGDAPITVSQLGTAYVSATTGAVATALGLNALTKHVSPLIGRFVPFAAVAAANCINIPLMRQRELKFGIPVTDENGNRLGESTKAAQQAITQVVISRILMAAPGMAIPPFIMNTLEKRAFLKRFPWMSAPIQVGLVGFCLVFATPLCCALFPQKSSMSVTRLEPELQAKIQENSPELERVYFNKGL, from the exons ATGTCAGCAGATATACCATTAAATATTAATATCAAGGAGCCCCGATGGGATCAAAGCACTTTTGTTGGGCGAGCCAGTCACTTCTTCACTGTAACAGACCCCCGGAATATTCTGTTATCTGATGCCCAGctggaaaatgcaagaaaaattgtTCATGACTACAG ACAAGGTATCGTGGCACCTGGCTTGACAGAAGATAACTTGTGGAGAGCAAAATATATCTATGATTCAGCCTTTCATCCAGACACTGGTGAAAAGATGGTCTTGATTGGCCGAATGTCAGCTCAGGTACCCATGAACATGACTATCACAGGTTGTATGATGACCTTTTATAG AACGACACCAGCAGTGGTTTTCTGGCAGTGGATTAACCAGTCCTTCAATGCTATTGTAAATTACACGAACAGGAGCGGTGATGCCCCAATTACTGTCAG ccAGCTGGGAACAGCCTATGTTTCTGCTACCACGGGTGCTGTTGCAACAGCTTTAGGACTTAATGCACTAACAAAG CATGTCTCACCTCTTATAGGACGGtttgttccttttgctgctgttgctgctgctaaCTGCATTAATATTCCACTAATGAGACAAAG GGAACTCAAGTTTGGAATCCCTGTCACAGATGAGAACGGAAACAGACTGGGTGAATCAACAAAAGCAGCTCAGCAGGCAATTACCCAGGTGGTTATCTCAAGGATTCTTATGGCTGCTCCTGGCATGG caATTCCTCCCTTCATAATGAATACATTGGAAAAGAGAGCCTTTTTAAAG AGGTTTCCTTGGATGAGTGCTCCCATTCAGGTTGGATTAGTCGGATTCTG TCTCGTGTTTGCAACACCCCTGTGTTGTGCACTATTTCCTCAGAAAAG TTCTATGTCTGTAACACGCTTGGAGCCAGAATTGCAAGCCAAGATCCAAGAAAACAGCCCTGAACTAGAACGTGTATACTTTAATAAAGGATTATAA
- the KIF20A gene encoding kinesin-like protein KIF20A isoform X1 — protein sequence MAQALASPGLLSDDDVAASPVLESTATGFGADVRKDLLSEFSAISPNLDGSQQAVAEDNNGKLKVYLRVRPLKSTEMEKGEDQGCVCIENSETLLLKAPKDSFTMRSTERGVGQAAHRFSFTQIFGPDVGQKLFFDETMKQVVKDVLNGQNWLVYTYGITNSGKTHTIQGSNKDGGILPRSLAVIFNSVGDRLYQAMDLKPSLSNEVIWLDSRQVRQEETKKQTMLRGGLWEEELLTPLKRSHSAESQLQATTSGSFDSGVAGLSSSSQLTNHSDISQTEEVGPHWADLDRISLTNTGDVQFSIWVSFFEIYNELIYDLLEPVLPGQNRKRQTLRLCEDQTGNPYVKDLNWINVRDADEAWKLLKLGRKNQSFASTHMNQNSSRSHSIFSIRILHLQRGRSEVVPKISELSLCDLAGSERCKDQKSGDRMKEANNINTSLHTLGRCIAALRQNQQSKLKQTVVPFRDSKLTRVFQGFFTGRGRSCMIVNINQCASTYDETLYVAKFSAIASQLVQAPPTKLGLPSIQSIIKEHNRRTSQGAAAKEEVESEEDSGDEADVSMYEKEDLLRVVDAARELLVQERQEKLQLEMRLREEICNEMLEHMQQKEQWCSQHVDAQKELLEELYEDKLNNLKESLTDYYQEEIQERDEKIEELQAALQEAKQKLESLDTKQKDSGQGLRRSKRVATSSALQQDLVDTKAKLEQCQMELNAATAELRKYQKLLEPPPSAKPITVDVDRKLEDGQKNVRLLRSELQKLGESLQSAERACCHSTSAGKLREALCTCDDILARQDQTLAELQNNMMLVKLDLRKKAACIAEQYHTVQKLQAPPTSTLKKRFCANRENLQPNQPPGKKPFLHNLLSRSATRPVAGRGWQLRSVAL from the exons ATGGCGCAAGCACTTgcctccccagggctgttgtCTGATGATGATGTTGCAGCCTCCCCTGTTCTTGAATCCACAGCAACAGGGTTTGGGGCTGATGTGCGCAAGGACCTGCTGTCGGAGTTCTCTGCCATCTCTCCAAATCTGGACGGCTCCCAGCAG GCTGTAGCTGAAGATAATAATGGAAAATTAAAGGTGTATCTGAGAGTTCGACCTCTGAAAtctacagaaatggaaaaaggagaagaCCAG GGCTGTGTCTGCATTGAGAATTCAGAGACTCTTCTTCTAAAAGCCCCTAAGGACTCCTTCACCATGCGGAGCACAGAACGTGGAGTGGGACAAGCAGCGCACAGATTCTCTTTCACCCAG ATCTTTGGACCAGATGTGGGGCAGAAATTGTTCTTTGATGAGACAATGAAGCAGGTGGTAAAGGATGTACTGAATGGGCAGAACTGGCTGGTTTACACCTATGGCATCACCAATTCAGGGAAGACTCACACTATTCAGG GCAGCAATAAAGATGGGGGGATTCTGCCTCGCTCCTTAGCAGTCATCTTCAACAGTGTGGGTGACCGGCTGTACCAAGCTATGGATCTGAAGCCTTCCCTCTCCAATGAGGTGATCTGGCTAGACAGCAGGCAGGTGCGACAGGAAGAGACCAAGAAGCAGACCATGCTGCGGGGGGGTCTGTGGGAG GAGGAGCTGTTGACACCGCTCAAGAGGAGTCACAGTGCCGAATCTCAGCTCCAGGCCACTACCAGTGGCAGTTTTGACAGTGGAGTTGCTGGCCTCTCTTCATCTAGCCAGCTCACCAACCATTCAGACATCAGCCAGACAGAAG aagtgggCCCTCACTGGGCTGACTTGGATCGCATTTCACTCACCAACACAGGAGATGTGCAGTTCTCCATCTGGGTCTCCTTCTTTGAGATTTACAATGAGTTAATCTATGACTTGTTAGAACCAGTTTTACCTGGTCAGAACCGCAAGAGGCAGACACTGCGGCTCTGTGAAGACCAGACTGGGAATCCCTATGTGAAAG ATCTGAACTGGATCAATGTCCGGGATGCCGACGAGGCCTGGAAGCTCCTGAAACTGGGTCGGAAAAACCAGAGTTTTGCTAGCACCCACATGAACCAGAACTCCAGTCGCAG TCACAGCATCTTCTCCATTCGGATTCTGCACTTGCAAAGAGGTCGCAGTGAGGTTGTTCCAAAAATCAGCGA GTTATCCCTGTGTGACCTTGCGGGGTCAGAGCGCTGCAAAGACCAGAAAAGTGGGGACCGAATGAAAGAAGCAAACAACATCAATACCTCCCTCCACACATTGGGTCGCTGCATTGCTGCCCTCCGCCAGAACCAGCAGTCCAA aCTGAAGCAGACTGTGGTTCCCTTCCGGGACAGCAAGTTAACCCGTGTGTTCCAGGGTTTCTTCACTGGGCGTGGGCGCTCTTGCATGATTGTCAACATTAATCAGTGTGCATCTACATATGATGAAACTCTGTATGTAGCCAAGTTCTCAGCCATTGCCAGCCAG CTCGTTCAGGCACCTCCCACAAAGCTGGGACTCCCATCCATACAATCGATCATCAAAGAGCACAACAGGCGAACCAGCCAGGGTgcagcagcaaaggaagaagTGGAATCAGAAGAAGACAGTGGGGATGAAGCAGATGTCTCCATGTACGAAAAGGAG GACTTGTTGCGTGTAGTGGATGCTGCACGAGAACTGCTGGTGCAAGAGCGGCAGGAGAAGCTGCAACTAGAAATGCGCCTCCGTGAGGAGATCTGTAATGAGATGCTGGAGCACATGCAACAGAAGGAGCAATGGTGCAG CCAACATGTGGATGCtcagaaggagctgctggaggaactGTATGAGGATAAACTGAATAACCTGAAGGAGTCATTGACTGACTATTACCAGGAGGAGATCCAG GAGCGTGATGAGAAGATTGAGGAGCTCCAAGCTGCTCTGCAGGAGGCAAAGCAAAAATTGGAGAGCCTGGATACTAAGCAAAAGGACTCGGGGCAAGGCTTGCGTCGATCAAAGCGAGTGGCTACCTCAAGTGCTCTGCAACAGGACCTGGTAGATACTAAAGCCAAACTGGAGCAATGTCAAATGGAGTTAAATGCTGCAACAGCAG AGTTGCGCAAGTATCAGAAATTACTGGAGCCACCTCCCTCCGCCAAACCCATTACTGTGGATGTAGACAGGAAGCTGGAGGATGGACAGAAG AATGTCAGATTGCTGCGTTCAGAATTACAAAAACTTGGGGAgtctcttcagtctgcagagaGGGCGTGCTGCCACAGTACAAGTGCAGGGAAACTTCGAGAAGCCCTCTGTACATGTGATGACATTCTGGCTAGACAG GACCAAACACTGGCAGAACTACAGAACAATATGATGCTGGTAAAACTAGACCTGCGAAAGAAGGCAGCTTGTATTGCTGAACAGTACCACACTGTGCAGAAGCTCCAGGCTCCTCCAACATCTACCTTAAAGAAACGGTTCTGTGCCAACAGGGAAAACCTCCAACCTAATCAACCTCCTGGTAAAAAGCCCTTCCTGCACAACCTTCTGTCACGCTCAGCTACCCGCCCTGTTGCTGGCAGAGGGTGGCAACTTCGTTCAGTTGCTCTATGA
- the KIF20A gene encoding kinesin-like protein KIF20A isoform X2, which yields MEKGEDQGCVCIENSETLLLKAPKDSFTMRSTERGVGQAAHRFSFTQIFGPDVGQKLFFDETMKQVVKDVLNGQNWLVYTYGITNSGKTHTIQGSNKDGGILPRSLAVIFNSVGDRLYQAMDLKPSLSNEVIWLDSRQVRQEETKKQTMLRGGLWEEELLTPLKRSHSAESQLQATTSGSFDSGVAGLSSSSQLTNHSDISQTEEVGPHWADLDRISLTNTGDVQFSIWVSFFEIYNELIYDLLEPVLPGQNRKRQTLRLCEDQTGNPYVKDLNWINVRDADEAWKLLKLGRKNQSFASTHMNQNSSRSHSIFSIRILHLQRGRSEVVPKISELSLCDLAGSERCKDQKSGDRMKEANNINTSLHTLGRCIAALRQNQQSKLKQTVVPFRDSKLTRVFQGFFTGRGRSCMIVNINQCASTYDETLYVAKFSAIASQLVQAPPTKLGLPSIQSIIKEHNRRTSQGAAAKEEVESEEDSGDEADVSMYEKEDLLRVVDAARELLVQERQEKLQLEMRLREEICNEMLEHMQQKEQWCSQHVDAQKELLEELYEDKLNNLKESLTDYYQEEIQERDEKIEELQAALQEAKQKLESLDTKQKDSGQGLRRSKRVATSSALQQDLVDTKAKLEQCQMELNAATAELRKYQKLLEPPPSAKPITVDVDRKLEDGQKNVRLLRSELQKLGESLQSAERACCHSTSAGKLREALCTCDDILARQDQTLAELQNNMMLVKLDLRKKAACIAEQYHTVQKLQAPPTSTLKKRFCANRENLQPNQPPGKKPFLHNLLSRSATRPVAGRGWQLRSVAL from the exons atggaaaaaggagaagaCCAG GGCTGTGTCTGCATTGAGAATTCAGAGACTCTTCTTCTAAAAGCCCCTAAGGACTCCTTCACCATGCGGAGCACAGAACGTGGAGTGGGACAAGCAGCGCACAGATTCTCTTTCACCCAG ATCTTTGGACCAGATGTGGGGCAGAAATTGTTCTTTGATGAGACAATGAAGCAGGTGGTAAAGGATGTACTGAATGGGCAGAACTGGCTGGTTTACACCTATGGCATCACCAATTCAGGGAAGACTCACACTATTCAGG GCAGCAATAAAGATGGGGGGATTCTGCCTCGCTCCTTAGCAGTCATCTTCAACAGTGTGGGTGACCGGCTGTACCAAGCTATGGATCTGAAGCCTTCCCTCTCCAATGAGGTGATCTGGCTAGACAGCAGGCAGGTGCGACAGGAAGAGACCAAGAAGCAGACCATGCTGCGGGGGGGTCTGTGGGAG GAGGAGCTGTTGACACCGCTCAAGAGGAGTCACAGTGCCGAATCTCAGCTCCAGGCCACTACCAGTGGCAGTTTTGACAGTGGAGTTGCTGGCCTCTCTTCATCTAGCCAGCTCACCAACCATTCAGACATCAGCCAGACAGAAG aagtgggCCCTCACTGGGCTGACTTGGATCGCATTTCACTCACCAACACAGGAGATGTGCAGTTCTCCATCTGGGTCTCCTTCTTTGAGATTTACAATGAGTTAATCTATGACTTGTTAGAACCAGTTTTACCTGGTCAGAACCGCAAGAGGCAGACACTGCGGCTCTGTGAAGACCAGACTGGGAATCCCTATGTGAAAG ATCTGAACTGGATCAATGTCCGGGATGCCGACGAGGCCTGGAAGCTCCTGAAACTGGGTCGGAAAAACCAGAGTTTTGCTAGCACCCACATGAACCAGAACTCCAGTCGCAG TCACAGCATCTTCTCCATTCGGATTCTGCACTTGCAAAGAGGTCGCAGTGAGGTTGTTCCAAAAATCAGCGA GTTATCCCTGTGTGACCTTGCGGGGTCAGAGCGCTGCAAAGACCAGAAAAGTGGGGACCGAATGAAAGAAGCAAACAACATCAATACCTCCCTCCACACATTGGGTCGCTGCATTGCTGCCCTCCGCCAGAACCAGCAGTCCAA aCTGAAGCAGACTGTGGTTCCCTTCCGGGACAGCAAGTTAACCCGTGTGTTCCAGGGTTTCTTCACTGGGCGTGGGCGCTCTTGCATGATTGTCAACATTAATCAGTGTGCATCTACATATGATGAAACTCTGTATGTAGCCAAGTTCTCAGCCATTGCCAGCCAG CTCGTTCAGGCACCTCCCACAAAGCTGGGACTCCCATCCATACAATCGATCATCAAAGAGCACAACAGGCGAACCAGCCAGGGTgcagcagcaaaggaagaagTGGAATCAGAAGAAGACAGTGGGGATGAAGCAGATGTCTCCATGTACGAAAAGGAG GACTTGTTGCGTGTAGTGGATGCTGCACGAGAACTGCTGGTGCAAGAGCGGCAGGAGAAGCTGCAACTAGAAATGCGCCTCCGTGAGGAGATCTGTAATGAGATGCTGGAGCACATGCAACAGAAGGAGCAATGGTGCAG CCAACATGTGGATGCtcagaaggagctgctggaggaactGTATGAGGATAAACTGAATAACCTGAAGGAGTCATTGACTGACTATTACCAGGAGGAGATCCAG GAGCGTGATGAGAAGATTGAGGAGCTCCAAGCTGCTCTGCAGGAGGCAAAGCAAAAATTGGAGAGCCTGGATACTAAGCAAAAGGACTCGGGGCAAGGCTTGCGTCGATCAAAGCGAGTGGCTACCTCAAGTGCTCTGCAACAGGACCTGGTAGATACTAAAGCCAAACTGGAGCAATGTCAAATGGAGTTAAATGCTGCAACAGCAG AGTTGCGCAAGTATCAGAAATTACTGGAGCCACCTCCCTCCGCCAAACCCATTACTGTGGATGTAGACAGGAAGCTGGAGGATGGACAGAAG AATGTCAGATTGCTGCGTTCAGAATTACAAAAACTTGGGGAgtctcttcagtctgcagagaGGGCGTGCTGCCACAGTACAAGTGCAGGGAAACTTCGAGAAGCCCTCTGTACATGTGATGACATTCTGGCTAGACAG GACCAAACACTGGCAGAACTACAGAACAATATGATGCTGGTAAAACTAGACCTGCGAAAGAAGGCAGCTTGTATTGCTGAACAGTACCACACTGTGCAGAAGCTCCAGGCTCCTCCAACATCTACCTTAAAGAAACGGTTCTGTGCCAACAGGGAAAACCTCCAACCTAATCAACCTCCTGGTAAAAAGCCCTTCCTGCACAACCTTCTGTCACGCTCAGCTACCCGCCCTGTTGCTGGCAGAGGGTGGCAACTTCGTTCAGTTGCTCTATGA